Genomic segment of Nitrosopumilaceae archaeon AB1(1):
CATTTACCATGAACCCTTGATCATGTTCATTAGCTAATACCAAGGAGCCATCTTCTTGTTGCACCAATTTTCCTACTCCTTGTGGCATTGCAGTTTCATAGTTTATCGGTGCAGGTGTTGATGTTCCAGAACCCATAGTTTTCAGCATGGCTTTTCCTTCCTCAGACATTTTATCCATTGACCAAGGCGGATCCCAAACTATATCCACCTTTACATTATTTACACCATCTACTTTTTTTGCATAACGTGTTACATCTTGTACCAAAGTTTCATGTAGAGGACAACCTTGAGTTGTCATAGTCATAGTAATGGATACATCATTATTATCAGATACATCAATTCCATAGATAAGACCCATATCTACAATACTCATAGGAACTTCAGGATCCATGCACTGTTTTAGTGAATCTCGAATTGCATCTTTACTAACCATATCTAAAATCAACATAAAATCAATAAAAACGTTTTATTATTCATTAAATAATTTTGGAATAGTCTGTTCAAATGGTGAAGTAGTTATACCATTTTCAGTGATTATTCCAGTAATTAGTTCTGGAGGAGTCATATCAAATGCAGGATTTATCACACCTATTCCATCAGGAGCTGTTTGTTTACCTCCAATATGGGTAACTTCAGATTTTGAGCGCTGCTCAATGACTATATCTTCAAACGTATTGTCTAAATCAAATGAAGATAGAGGAGCTGCAGCGTAAAATGGTATGTCATGCTGTTTGGCAATTATAGCAACTTGATATGTGCCAATTTTATTAAATATATGACCTGTACGTAATACACGATCTGCACCGACGACTACTTTGTTTACTAGTTTATTTGCCATGACATAACCGACGGCAGTGTCTGGAATTAGATTTACATCAATTCCATCATGATGTAATTCAAAAGCAGTAAGTCTTGAACCTTGCTGAACAGGACGAGTTTCAGTTGCAATTACTTTGATATTTTTTCCAGATTCATTTGCAGAACGGATTACCCCAAGAGCAGTACCATATCCCACAGTTGCCAAAGCTCCTGCATTACAATGAGTCATGATAGTATCATTATTACTAATGAGTGTAGAACCATGTTTCCCCATTGATTTATTTATCATAATATCATCAGATGCCATCTGTTTGGATGCCTCGATTACATCATGAATAATATCAGAAACAGTTTGTGCTTTCTTTGCAACTTGAATTATTTTATCTAAACCCCAACCAAGATTTACAGCGGTTGGTCGTGTTTCAAATAAAATTTTTCTTGCAACCTCTAGATTACTCAACATATCGTCTTTTGTTGTAGCATTACTACTCAATGCCGCAAGAGCAAGTCCAAATGCTCCAGACACACCAATGGCAGGCGCTCCTCTGACAACAAGATTACGTATGGCATCGGCCACTTGATTGTAATTAGAATATTCCACAAGAATTAATTCAGTCGGAAGTTTGGTTTGATCAATCATGATTACTTTGTTATCTTTCCAATCTACTGTTCTCACTAGTGCATTATTTTCAGCCAATGAGAAATGAATCAATTAACGAATATTTAAAATATCTAGTAGAGCATTAGATTATATTTTATGCAGCCAACTTGTAAATCGGTCATCACGGCCACATACTACATCCATGTAAGATTTTTGCAATAATTTGGTCAATTTACCAATTTTTCCATTTCCAATGATTACTTTGTCCACTCTAGTTACAGACTTTACTTCTGCTGCAGTTCCAGTCATGAATATTTCATCAGCTGAATATAGATTATCACGTTCAATATTTGTCTCAATTACAAATCCATCGTTCTCTTCAATTAGTTGTATTACACTATCTCTAGTTATACCCTCAAGAGCTCCAGAATTTAATGGTGGTGTACCAATTACTCCATCTTTAATTATAAAAATATTCTCTGCGTTACCCTCTACAACTTTTCCATAACGATTTAACATAATTGCTTCATCGTATCCTTCATTTAATGCCTCTACACGTGCAAGTGCAGCATTT
This window contains:
- a CDS encoding PqqD family peptide modification chaperone, with translation MVSKDAIRDSLKQCMDPEVPMSIVDMGLIYGIDVSDNNDVSITMTMTTQGCPLHETLVQDVTRYAKKVDGVNNVKVDIVWDPPWSMDKMSEEGKAMLKTMGSGTSTPAPINYETAMPQGVGKLVQQEDGSLVLANEHDQGFMVNDALVNFWKFCNGKRKITELVELFAKETNRERGQVEKEVLQLINQLREGGLISIEGMQDSPNVEFKK
- the mtnA gene encoding S-methyl-5-thioribose-1-phosphate isomerase; its protein translation is MAENNALVRTVDWKDNKVIMIDQTKLPTELILVEYSNYNQVADAIRNLVVRGAPAIGVSGAFGLALAALSSNATTKDDMLSNLEVARKILFETRPTAVNLGWGLDKIIQVAKKAQTVSDIIHDVIEASKQMASDDIMINKSMGKHGSTLISNNDTIMTHCNAGALATVGYGTALGVIRSANESGKNIKVIATETRPVQQGSRLTAFELHHDGIDVNLIPDTAVGYVMANKLVNKVVVGADRVLRTGHIFNKIGTYQVAIIAKQHDIPFYAAAPLSSFDLDNTFEDIVIEQRSKSEVTHIGGKQTAPDGIGVINPAFDMTPPELITGIITENGITTSPFEQTIPKLFNE